GGGGGGTGATGGAGCGCTGCCGGCTCAGGTCGATCTGAGTCCACAGCCTCTTGTCACAGCacctgagggagacagagacgaACTTCAGACGTGTCTCTGGACGATGGACATGACGGGGTTCTAATGTTGtgtattaaaaacatcatttatCAGAGAAATTATTTAGTAAATGTCTGAAACACTTCAGCTCTGCTGAGGGTGAACCCAGTGGGCcaagaagaaggagcaggaggaggagaaggaggaggaggagcaggaggaggaggaggagcaggagcaggaggaggaggaggaggaggaggagcaggagcaggaggaggaggaggaggaggagtaggaggagcaggaggaggaggaggagcaggagcaggaggaggaggaggaggagcaggaggaggagcaggaggaggaggaggagcaggaggaggagtaggaggaggaggaggagcaggaggaggaggagcaggagcaggagcaggaggaggaggagcaggaggaggagcaggaggaggaggaggagtaggaggaggaggagcaggagcaggaggaggagcaggaggaggaggaggaggaggagcaggagcaggagcaggaggaggaggaggaggagcaggagaaggagcaggagcaggaggaggagtaggaggaggaggaggaggaggaggaggagtaggaggaggaggaggaggaggaggaggagtaggaggaggagcaggaggaggaggaggagtaggaggaggaggagcaggagcaggaggaggagcaggaggaggaggaggaggagcaggagcaggagcaggaggaggaggaggagtaggagcaggaggaggagcaggaggaggaggaggaggaaggtagacacagtaacaataacaacaacacgtgcagcagcagcagcgacagTCACTGCGTCTGAGACGCATCATCAGGGTGTTCGGTATATTTCACACAGAAAGGCTGAGATCGACCAGCAGAACATCTgttcacatcagcagcagaggagaggatcATGGGAGTTCAGCAGCTTCGTTTTGGGTTCCTGATCAgtctgcacattaaaaaaacgGATCTCTAAACATAAACTTCGCTCTGAAAACTCGTGGTTTGCTCAGCGCAGACTCACCAGCGGCTCCAGGTGCGACAGACcctcatgcagacacacagctccCGGTGGTTCAGGTAGGTGAAGACTCGGAGCCACACGTCCCGGGTCATGATGTGGGACGCGCCGCAGTCCAGAGGCAGGCAGCTGGGCTCCGGgcaggtgggggggggggcgcaccAGGTGTCTCTCCATCTGAACGGGCCGGGGGGGCGAGGGCACAGCCGGGGGGCTTCGCTTCATCATCTGCGAGCGCGGGGCGAGGCGGGACGGCTGGGAACAGGGAGACGCTGCCATCACTGACATCATCGggcctcccccccctcccccattaGAGGtggggatggaggaggaggaggagatgctgTTCCTGGACGTCTGGTTCTTGCTGTTGCTACGGATCTTGTTGCCACGACTCCCACTGCCTTTactcccaccccctcctcccccactgtGTCTGTGATTAGTCAGAACCCCGCTGGCATTCTCCttctcccctccttccctcccccctcccgTCCCTCCTCGTGTCCGTCCATTGCGCGCCTCCTGCCCGTTGCTGCGCTGCTTCCCTGTGAAGCCATCATGCTGTGAAGACGGAGGCATCTGATTGGAGGAGAGGGGTGAAGGCgaggggagggaggatgagTTTTTCCTGGTCCTGTCGGAGGTGGgcgtgtcctcctcctctccttccaccAGCCCTCCTTTACGTCCTCGTAGGGGTAACcccgcctctcctcctcctctccgccGGGCCTTGTCTccccctccctgctcctcttctcgctcctcctcctcccccctccctccctccccctcagaCTCCTCGCTAGCGCTGAAGCCAAGCTTGGCCAGAcgtctctccttctccctctctctctcccgctcaCTGCgactcctctccctctccgccCGGCCCCCACTGCTGTTGCCATAGACAACAGGAGGAGGTGGGGCGGGGGAGGAGGACGAGGGCGAGGAGCCTCCCGCCTGATCCCCCCTCAGGGAGTCGTCTGAGTCGGACTCGGAGTCGGACtcggagctggaggaggaggatgaggaggactcGGGCCGACGCTCCAGCAGACACATCCTCTTAAAACGttccagtttctctctgtgATGGGAGCGCTGGTCTGCACTCGACGctgctcctccccctcctccccccaccgcctcctcctccaggcTGAGAAGAAGTAGATGAGCCCTgcagtcctccagctcctgctccagctgaggAGGTGGGACCGTTCGACTCCACCGCCTCCTGTTTGGGTttctgatggagagaaaaacaagttttaatccagttttaaatgcagctgaacacaggacagagacaggagggggagggagggagggggagggagggggagccATCCTCCTGTTACTACGTCTTCTTTTCAGTTCAGTGATGATAAAGAACAGAAACCGATAAACTACGTGCCCGAACAGTCCAGTAACTAAACGTGTTTCCACGTCTGAATAATCCGAACAACGCCGACAAAACACCTGCGTAGTAACTGTGTTACAGATGTGTCTGCTGAAGACATCTGTCCGAAATCACCCGTCCTCTCAGACAGACACCAGAGGATGtacattgtgagaaagaaagaataaaatacaaagtcTTTGTGAAGCCTTCGTACCTTTTTCAGGCGTTTTTCATGGGCGCCTTTCATCTGcagggaaacaaacagaggtcagaggtcagagcctGAACACGCCTGAACATTATTTCAGATGTCCTCAGTCAGCAGGGACACCGTActccaaagaaaacacagtgaatcaCTAAGACCTaagctgtgtttcatttcattccacACAGAAAATTTCCACCCTCAAACAGatccatcaaaataaaagccctccAGCGATGCCTCAGTGCCTCACATTCCCAACAGCTGgaaggcttttactgtgaagctgctgcagctacaggaAAGCTCCACAGTCCTGCATCTGATTATTTCATCTCCTGGCAGTAAAAACATGGACGTCCACCTTCTTCTTGGGCCCGCTGTCCTGAGGcagctccttctccttcttcctcttgtgccccccctccatcctcccccCATCCTCCAGGGAGGGAGGGGCTTTCTTTTTAGGTGGAGGGTCATCGGTGAGCTTCCAGCGGCCCACCTCCCCATTATCCAGCCTGCGCTTCCCCGAGCCGTCCGCCTGGTCCTGGaagcagacacaaagacaggtCACGTCCACATGAACCCGTTCACCTGTTACATGGACGATGACCATGAAGCTAAAAACTAAAAGCCACAGTGTTGAAACGAGGTGTTTCCAAAGGGAAACAATCCAGCAGACACTGGTCTGATCCTCACCTTACTGGTCTGATCCTCACCTTACTGGTCTGATCCTCACCTTACTGGTCTGATCCTCACCTTACTGGTCTTGCCTTCCTTGTGGCACTTCGGACACTCCCAGCAGTTTGGAATCTCATCGTTGATGATTCCTTCGGCTTTGCCCATCTGAGGAAAGgaaaacccacaaacacactcagtgcAGTCTGTCACACACCAGAGgtgaaaaatgtataaaaaataaaaacttttatttctgctttttggaGACAAAGTTTTAGCTCAGCCTGACACAGACTCACATCTGTCCAAAGTAGTAGTGACAGTTTtattagttgttgttgttgttttcccacCATTTTATAAGcaggtgtttcctgtgtgtgtgtgaaacgtTTCACCTGCTAATTCAGGATAAAACAAAGATTAAACCAGGTTCAGACCCTGATCTCTGACCTTGAGGCAGCTGGGGTGGATGATTTCGTTGCAGATGGTGCACTCCATCAGAGACAGGCTgaacttctcctcctctgagtcCACAGTGTCCTCCTTCCCTGCCTCACCACACGCAAAACACACGGCTGTGTGAGGCAACACGGgctgtacagagagagagacagacagagacaggtgagtcagagacagacaggtgaggcaGGAAGCCCGGGGCTCCTGGACAGTTCCCCACTCCCCCCAGGTGATGATCCAGACCTTGTCCACTGACATCAGGACAGCCCTGGGTCTCAGCACTGAACATGCTCCCACCTTTGGTTACCTGTGGTTCTTGCTGCCACATGGTTTGAATGCACTTCCTGTGAGCTGGGTTGGGTTCAGATAGCCGGTCTCATTTTGGATCTGGTTCACAGTCAGAACCAGATCTGGACTCACTGAGCTCCGACACTAACAAGTCTGTTCATATGGAAAACCTGCAGGTAAGATGAGCAGCGAATCCTCCGtcgttctctctctccgtcATCGATCTGTTCTGCTTTTTCAAACCAGATCAGGTGAGAAATGAAACGCacctttttaaaaagctgattatttatttatttattattttctcaccGTCTCGTCCTTCATCAGTGTTTAATCAGGACGCAGAAGGATTCAGTTTTGATAAAATGCCACTGAACTGATTAAAGTTGATCAATCAGAAGTGTTGAGTGAACATCATGTGATGTGACCTCTGAGAAACCACCAGAGGgcgtctctcctcctcctcctgctgcaggaggaagaagaggagcatCCAGCCCCCCTTCCAACCATCTACTCCTgcatccctccatcccctccctcccaccttcctctcctcctcctcctcccgtaagcacaaataaataaataaacaaacaaacctacaCCTCAGATAATATGAACAGCGGCAGAACGCCcggctcagtgtgtgtgtgttcaagcaACTCTGTGAAACCACAGTGATGGAGCAAAGCCAACCCACAGCTCCAGCAACCATCTCTGGTTGCCACGGAAACCCAGCATCGTCGCCTGCTGGGCTCCGGCTCTCTGCTGATGCTATTTGAAGAAtcaagacaaataaataaaaaataaaaatcacaccTTCAGTGTTTGAAGATGTTCTGactaagagtgtgtgtgtgtgtgtgtgtgtgcgtgtgtgcgcgcgtgtgtgcgcgcgtgtgtgtgtgcgtgtgtgtgtgtgtgtgcgcgcgtgtgtgtgtgtgcgtgcgcgcgtgtgtgtgtgtgtgcgcgtgtgtgtgtgtgtgtgtgtgtgcgtgtgcgtgtgtgtgcgcgcgtgtgtgtgtgtgcgtgtgtgtgtgtgtgtgtgcgcgtgtgtgtgcctCAGGCTGTACATGAAGCTCTtccatctttgtgaggaccagtgtGGACCCTGTTCATAACCCTCTCTCTGTAATAATATCTGTGGATGGATTAAACCCTGTGAACCATCAATACGCTGCATTGATCCGTGACAGCTTCTGCATCGATGTGGTAAAGAACTTTGATTCATCAGGTTTTTAATTTGCACAACAAACAGTGTTTACTCACTCTGCTGATTTTACACTTCAGACGATTAATATGACAAATAATGTGCAAAcgctttattttacagtttcctGCTAATTTCCTGGAAACCTGTAAATTACAAGAGTATTCCATGAAAGGCCGACACACTGACACCAGGCATGAGGGAGAGGAACGGGTTGGCTCAGGTACCTGCTccttatgtctgtgtttttaaatgaagaacTCCACCTTAACAGTTTCCTGGAAAGAGCCGAGGAGTTTGGTTCTGCTTAAAGAACAAAGTTCCCAGTTCTCAGCCTGTTGGTTCTGTTCCCACAGAGTGAGTCTCTCAGGTGAGTTCATCTCCTGACAGGAGATCGAACAGGTATGGCGGCAGAGCGAAGGGAGACTGTGCCCTGGTTCATCCACCGCGGAGGGCGTCGTTCTCCCGGGGGGATAAAAggatttcaaataaaatgtgtcCACAGAGACTTTGACAGCCGTTAACGAACCTGGGCGTTCAGCTTGAACACGGTCTGCGTGGGAAACACCGACACTAACCAACCGACCACTGTCTGTGCTGCCTGTACCAAATCATATGGCTCTTTAAATCAAGTGGAACTTATAGATTCCACTTACCACGTTttactgctgtggctgcttcaGGTGGAGCAGATAGTTTAGTCCAGTGCTTCCCAACCTGTGGGTCAGGCCCCTGTACAGGGTCAGcggataaatctgaggggtaaATGATTAACAACTGAtgggagaaagaagaaaaagcactgatctgtttcagttttcacaCTTTTCTCTGATCTTTGATTTGCTGTTTTCGCTCTTTGGGCCTTGAACAGTTGTTTGAAGTTCAGAGTGGAAACGTCTCTTTGGAGCAGGAGCCCCCGTTCCTGATCTGGGTCCTGATCTGGGTCCTGATCTGGGTCCTGATCTGGGTCCTGATCTGCGTCCTGATCTGGGTCCTGATCTGGGTCCTGATCTGCGTCCTGATCTGGGTCCTGATCTGGGTCCTGATCTGACACCTACACTGACCTAACTGTggaataaatatataaatacttaatgtgtatatatgttatatatgaCACACTCTGGATtatcacacaaacagcaggtgtAGATACTAAATCTCACACCACTGATGATGAGCCAAAGACTGGAGGTCCTGGTTCAAACTGTTGGTCTGACACGGATCAAAGTTTACCTGGAGATCTTTGGTCGTGCATTCACCACCTGCAGAGAGCACGTTACCCTGACAACAGCAAGGTTACCTGCAGCCTgtacagcagagcagcactgcagcaccaGCAGGACGCGGTGGACACGGCGgtcagtgacagcagagactTATTCTGGCCGATGTTAGTCCAACACTGCGAGGACATCTCTGACATCTCACATGTCTCAGTGTTTAACCCGGCACACACAGGGTGTTACACACAGCTGTTACTCATCCGGGACAATTTTGCTTTAATGAACGAGACCTGGAACACAGAAACCACACCTGTCCCTCACAGGTATCACAGCCTGTCAACTGACACCTGTCATTCAGAGTGGAGACACCTGTCAATCATTGCGTGGACCAACCCACTCAGAGGGTGAACAGGgtgtgttttcgtgtgtgtCGGACTCACCGCCGTGCACTGTCTCAGGAGGCAGGACTGCTTCATCCGGCCGGGCCCTCCGAACTTCTTCATGTCCTTACAGAAGTGACACTCTCCGCACTCCGTCCTCATGCAGGCCTGGCAGCGCCGGCACCGCGTCCGCCTGCGCCTCGCCCCCCCGCCAGCCCCCCCGCCCAGCGCCTTACTGCCCGACATCCCCAAACAagtcagctgcagacagagacagaaacggTCAGCACATCTGTGCAGGGAtgcagctaacaattatttCATTACTCATTCATTTGCCAACTCTGTTCTGCATGAAtcaattcatcatttcatctaagaaatgttttattttgtatgatAACAGACCAGAACCCACAGATATTCAGGTCACTGTcgcacagaggaaagaaaagcagcaaacagtCACATTTGTGAACCtgtaagaacattttttttgtctttaaaatgactgaaactgatTAACTGACTCTAAAGATTAACATTTTGGTGACTGGTTAATCGACCAGTCACCAAACGTATCCAGTATTCAAACATACACAACAAAGGAAAGCAAAATTCTGATGaaaccaaacaattaatcaagtgatcaataaaataatctgaaggaTGAATGGATCATTAAGATAACTATCAGCTGAAACTATGTCATATACACACGTCTTGTCCTTCATG
The window above is part of the Toxotes jaculatrix isolate fToxJac2 chromosome 18, fToxJac2.pri, whole genome shotgun sequence genome. Proteins encoded here:
- the zgc:158376 gene encoding LOW QUALITY PROTEIN: F-box/LRR-repeat protein 19 (The sequence of the model RefSeq protein was modified relative to this genomic sequence to represent the inferred CDS: inserted 2 bases in 1 codon; deleted 3 bases in 3 codons): MSGSKALGGGAGGGARRRRTRCRRCQACMRTECGECHFCKDMKKFGGPGRMKQSCLLRQCTAPVLPHTAVCFACGEAGKEDTVDSEEEKFSLSLMECTICNEIIHPSCLKMGKAEGIINDEIPNCWECPKCHKEGKTSKDQADGSGKRRLDNGEVGRWKLTDDPPPKKKAPPSLEDGGRMEGGHKRKKEKELPQDSGPKKKMKGAHEKRLKKKPKQEAVESNGPTSSAGAGAGGLQGSSTSSQPGGGGGGGGGGGAASSADQRSHHREKLERFKRMCLLERRPESSSSSSSSSESDSESDSDDSLRGDQAGGSSPSSSSPAPPPPVVYGNSSGGRAERERSRSEREREREKERRLAKLGFSASEESEGEGGRGEEEEREEEQGGGDKARRRGGGEAGLPLRGRKGGLVEGEEEDTPTSDRTRKNSSSLPSPSPLSSNQMPPSSQHDGFTGKQRSNGQEARNGRTRGGTGGGREGGEKENASGVLTNHRHSGGGGGGSKGSGSRGNKIRSNSKNQTSRNSISSSSSIPTSNGGGGGGPMMSVMAASPCSQPSRLAPRSQMMKRSPPAVPSPPRPVQMERHLVRPPPTCPEPSCLPLDCGASHIMTRDVWLRVFTYLNHRELCVCMRVCRTWSRWCCDKRLWTQIDLSRQRSITPPMLSGIIRRQPVSLNLGYTNISKKQLMWLINRLQGLLELNVSGCPWPAVSALCQAVCPCLKLLDLSRVEDLKDSNLRELLAPPPXDTRTAHGETRVGRFQNVTELRLAGLDLTDTSSRLLVRYVPHLTRLDLSQCGNITDQTVHTLTSPISPLRESLTHINLAGCVKVTEQCVLWLRRCTSLQTVDLRSCSLLSSETGQLLSFPPHASSTSSSATSSSSSATTTVAASSSSSSTSASSSSCPPEDRTLLKNS